ATTGTCCGGACACAATATCGTCACTGTTTGATTACCCACGGTTTTATTGAGCCTTCTGGGATGTTCGAGCCGAGAGCCAAGCCCGAAGACATGCGAGCTAAGCCGGAGAGTTGAACAACGCCGCCTGATGTGAAGCAGCGGAGTGAGTGTAGAGGCACTGCTTGACGTTGTCTAATTTACACGGGCGAGCATGGAAGCACTAAAATAAACTTTGAGGCTTGGCCCGAGTATTAGAAACCTAGCTGATGCCTTTTTGCTTAGTGAACAGAACAGTGTTACTGATGGCGCGGGCCAATTACTGATGCGGCGTTTTCGAGACTGACACGACAACGAAGCCTGAGGACTTTGCTTACGAACCGTTCATATCGGCACAGTTTCTTCAGGAGAAATCTAACTGGACCACTACAGGGAGGCGACATGTTAGGGTCTATCTAGATCAACTTTAAGATTGATTTGCCAAATCTTGAGTGAACAGGCTGAAGACGAGCGGGACGTTGAGTTTTGCGTGTACTTTTCCATCATTCTTTAACCCGTCTACAGCCGGTTCTCATAATTGCCTTCAAAAAAACGTTCAGACTATCGAGTGAAGCTGTAGAGTATAGTAATTCTAACCTTAAGTGCTTCGATGGCCATTTGAAAAAGTATGAGGAGTAGTGTCCATCCTCTTCTTGTGTGGCCGCAGACTCCGGGTCTGAGTTCGGGTGATGGAACGACTGATCAGACGGGTTGGATTCTTACCTGACGTCGTTTAAGAAGCGTAGGGGTTCTCACCCATATTCAAACATCCGAATACTCCTTTCGTCCAACCGCCGTACATGTTGGAAAGCAATTTCACGCACCCAAATTTTGTCCACTTCTCTTATGGGTGTTAACAAGACGCATGACCCTGATGATATGGAGCAATTGGTTCTCTTTCGCGTATTGAACCTTTTTTTATATCCCAAAGTCATACCTGTTTTGGAGCTCTAGTGGTAAAGACACAACCCACGACAAGCATCCTGACAGAGATGTCGTCCATAAGACTCTTGCGCTCCCAAAAGCCGACGGTAGCCCCTCAACCTGAAATTCGAGTCTTTGGCAAAAACCCATAGCCGCCCCTTCTATGCGACGCGGTAAGACACCTTGCTCGTTCCCTTGGAGCGCGAGATCTTCTTCACCTCAATCTTGCCCACCTGACTGCAGTCCCGGACGTGCGTCCCACCGCACGGGTAGCTTCCCAGGCcctccatctcgacgacgcggccgacCGTCTCCCCCTCGGGCAGCGCGAAGCCCTCGCTCGCGTGGCACTtctcgaggagctcctccATGGGCCACCAGTGGATCCTGACGGGGCTGGCCGAGCGCACGAACTCGTCTGTCTTGGCCTGGATGGCGTCCTTGTGCTTGCCGTCGAGCGtgccgatgaagacgacggcggccgagtcCGGGTAGTGCGAGGCCTTGGACTCCttgagcggcggcagcacgcCCTCGCGGCACAGCGCGTGGATGGCGAGGCTCATGACGTGGCCGGCGGTGTGCAGGCGCGAGTGCAAGTtgcgcttctcggcgtcgacgtgctGCTGGAGCTCGCCTCCCGCGTCGAAGGTCggagcggcgtcggcggggacgAACCGGCCGAAGTGGAGGATCTGGTTGCCCTGGGCCGGCTGGCGGACCGACTTGACCTCGAACGTCGACTCCGCGTTGGCGGGTGCCGCATCGGAGGGGGCGGTCATGGTTCCGATGTCTGAgggctggccgccgccctggacgTGGAAGATTGTGGAGTCCGTGATGACGGCGTGCTCGATCTCTGGGGCGTCCTTGACGAGAGCTTGGTCGGATTCGGCGAGGTCAGATACCGGGACGACGGAGAAGACCTTGGCGGTATGGAGGAGCCGCTCCCCGTCTCGTTGGTAGACGAGTTGGGTTGATTCAGTCATCTTGAGAAGCGCGGGGCTGGTGAGCTGGCTCCTGTACGTGATTTTCAGGGTCCAGACGTACTGCGAAGGACACCCTGCAACAGAGACGGAAACTGATTGGGGGGAGTGTCGGTGTATTGTTTACCGAGGCGCTATATCTTGAGAGGAGGTGAGAGACGTGGGGAGAGCGGTGCGTGAGGTTGGGAATCGGCAACAACCAGGCCTTTTATGGTCTTGAAAACAATGTACAACTCAAGGTACATGCAGGTGCAAAGCCCGGCTGGCAACAGTACAGTACGTACTTCATTTAATGCAGGTGCATCTTAGCCGAGCCGTTCTAGACCTCGACAAATGGCCACCTGATAATCTCCGTAGGAGTGAGCATGAGGGACTTTCGGGGGGGGGCCAACGGAGCTTTTCAGGAGGAGACGGTGATACATCCCGGAGCAATACAAGGGAAGGGGCAGTCATTGAAAGTACTGTTTCTTGTTCCGGACCTGCTAAAAGAAGCTATAAAAGAAGCTGAGGAGATACAAAAGGAATGTCTAGCTAGCATGATATTTCCAGTCTATATTATAAAGTGTCTCTAACCCCCACGCCcctgttgttcttgttcttggggcctcgacatcccccccccccgcttGCATACTCTTAATCCAAGGCGACATGCTCAGAACCGCGAGAGCGATTGCTGAGCCCGCTCCCAGGTGTCCCGGTCCCGGATGTAGCACGCATTGTCCGCGACGATGGCGCACGGCAGGAAGCGCGAGTGGTCGACGTCGTAGGTgacgctgccgtcgaccCCGAGCAGCGaggcctcgatggcggcctcgcACATGGAGTGGCACTTGGCGCCCCAGTGGCCCGCGATGGCCTCGCGCGTCCACTTctgctcgagctgctgcttcaGCTCCAGCGTCTTGGTCTCGAGCGTCGCGATCTCGAGGTGCCGCAGCGCGTCCATgatgatggccgccgccggcgcctcgcGCATCTCGAGCGCCTTGTCGTCCGTCGAGAGCGGCTCGAGCCCGACGAaccggccgaggccgaacTTGCCGACCTCCCTGTTCAGCAGCTCGATCGCCCGGATGAGCGGGATCCGCTTGCCGTCGACCGAGACGAGGTTGCCGTCCTCGAACCGCAGCGTGATCTTCTGGCTCGGGTGCGCCCCGGACCCGCGCGTCCACGTGTAGGCGTCCTCGGGGATGCAGAAGCCTTCCGGGTCGCCCAGGGGCCCGTCCTCGAACTCGCGGCACCACAGGTTCTCGTCGCCGCTGAGCTTGCGCTCCGACATGATGGTCagccccgccgccgagagctcGTCGGCCTTTTTCTCGCGCGAGACGACCGAGTGCGGGTACGGGCTGCCGAACCGCCCGGGGAACCCGAGGCGCCGGATCGAGTTGTTGAGGCGCGGCAGGCTGTTCTGGGAGAGGTTGGCCGtgtgcagcagcaggcccgCGCCGAGGTCCTTGGCGTAGTCGGTGACGAGGCGCGCGATGACGGGCCGCGTGAGGGAGCTGCTGATGGGGAACATGCCCATGTACGTGGCGTGCGCGCGGATGGCGGGCATGACGCCCTCGTTGACAAAggcctcgcggccgtcgaggagcttgaAGTACGCGCCAAAGTGCGCCGCGTGCCGGGTGAgaccctcctcgtcgacgggcgatccgacgtcgacggcgacggcgtggaTGTTGGTGAAgccgagctgctggaggcgaaGGAGCAGGTAGGTGCTGTCCAGGCCGCCGCTGAACATGGTCACGACGGGGTCATCCCGGTTCTCGATCTGCGCGAGCTGCTCGAAGCTTTCGATCGGCCTCTTGTCCTGCAGGGGTGCGCCATTGGACACCTTCTCGGAGTTTTCaatggccttcttctcgtcctggacggcgccgttggctCTGAGACCCTGCGATTTGTTAATATATTGCCCTTCTGTCTGCAGTGGAGACAGCTTATGCATACCATTGTGTTAAAGTGTGTGTTGGAAATGATTTGAGAAAGGTGAAGCTGTTTGGTTTTCCTGTTTGGACAGATGAAAGCGTCGGGGTTCAAGGTTCTTTGATTGAGCCAAGGTGTATGTGTCTGGAGAATGTGATGTCTTTGATGTGATGTCTTTTCCAAGAGATTCGAGTCTATGTCAGGATAACCGACCGCGTTATATACAATGATGACACTCTTCTTTCAATAcgcttttctctctcttcaccATACAAAACGAACCTGTGATCGATCGATGTCTGTTGTGTTCAACATCGTCGTATGTCGACCATGTTGTCAAAAAAGGGCGTACATGTCATGTTGACAACGAGCCAGTTTCTCGCAAGGGTTCAACGCCCAGGCACCTTTCTCTGAGCTACTGCTAGCTAGACTACGACACAGTCGAATGGTGTGAGAGACCTATCTCGTGAGGTGGCACTCAAAGCGTATCAAACACTGCAAACCAAACCGGACTTATTTCCCCCCGGAAGATGGCTAGCTGTGCGCTGTCTGGCTCGAGAGGGGACTACTGGTGCTATGACTAATGTCATTCATTAAAAGATATGCGGTATTAGTTGTGGGTGCATATTGGATTGATGCCTTATGACATCCCAACACTGCCTAGAGCTGCTGTTGGTGATAAGAATGAAGAGCCGATGAGCTTGATCCTGTGAGTATTTGCTGGCCGGCCGCTGATATCAAAGACCAAAAGCATCCCATGCAATCTCGATCGCCAAGCCGCCAACCATATTTCACCTCTATCTACACGTACGACCAACAAGTTACGCGAACAAGTATCCCCGGGACATCCATGCCCATACCGCAGCCCCATCTGAGTTGTGCGAGCCAAGTATCCCCGGGGCGAATGCAGGGCAGAAAAAAAACTCTCACTCTCTGGCGTACCTAATACTACACTTGACTGACTACGGATGGACCAGGCACCCCATGACACGCGAG
This genomic interval from Colletotrichum higginsianum IMI 349063 chromosome 9, whole genome shotgun sequence contains the following:
- a CDS encoding Alanyl-trna synthetase; this translates as MTESTQLVYQRDGERLLHTAKVFSVVPVSDLAESDQALVKDAPEIEHAVITDSTIFHVQGGGQPSDIGTMTAPSDAAPANAESTFEVKSVRQPAQGNQILHFGRFVPADAAPTFDAGGELQQHVDAEKRNLHSRLHTAGHVMSLAIHALCREGVLPPLKESKASHYPDSAAVVFIGTLDGKHKDAIQAKTDEFVRSASPVRIHWWPMEELLEKCHASEGFALPEGETVGRVVEMEGLGSYPCGGTHVRDCSQVGKIEVKKISRSKGTSKVSYRVA
- a CDS encoding Argininosuccinate synthase: MHKLSPLQTEGQYINKSQGLRANGAVQDEKKAIENSEKVSNGAPLQDKRPIESFEQLAQIENRDDPVVTMFSGGLDSTYLLLRLQQLGFTNIHAVAVDVGSPVDEEGLTRHAAHFGAYFKLLDGREAFVNEGVMPAIRAHATYMGMFPISSSLTRPVIARLVTDYAKDLGAGLLLHTANLSQNSLPRLNNSIRRLGFPGRFGSPYPHSVVSREKKADELSAAGLTIMSERKLSGDENLWCREFEDGPLGDPEGFCIPEDAYTWTRGSGAHPSQKITLRFEDGNLVSVDGKRIPLIRAIELLNREVGKFGLGRFVGLEPLSTDDKALEMREAPAAAIIMDALRHLEIATLETKTLELKQQLEQKWTREAIAGHWGAKCHSMCEAAIEASLLGVDGSVTYDVDHSRFLPCAIVADNACYIRDRDTWERAQQSLSRF